A genome region from Bacteroides stercoris ATCC 43183 includes the following:
- a CDS encoding DUF4369 domain-containing protein → MKKILFVALAVLGLSACNSGPEFKVEGEISGADGKMLYLEASALEGIVPLDSVKLKSDGTFAFKQACPVSPEFYRLRVDDKVINFSIDSAETVRFNAPYTDFSTAYTVEGSANSVKIKELTLKQMQLQTNVNALIQSMQAHKIGTDVFEDSLATLMKDYKDEVKINYIFAAPNTAAAYFALFQKLNNYLIFDPLNNKDDVKCFAAVATSLNNYYPHADRSKNLYNIVIKGMKNTRAPQQKVVELPTEAVSETGIIDINLRDMKGNMHKLSDLKGKAVILDFTIYQSAVSPTHNYMLRDLYDKYAGQGLEIYQVSLDADEHYWKTTADNLPWICVRDANGVYSSIAAAYNVQSLPAVFLINKKSELSARGETIKDLDAAVKTLL, encoded by the coding sequence ATGAAAAAGATTCTTTTTGTAGCATTGGCTGTTTTGGGGTTAAGCGCATGTAATTCCGGACCGGAATTTAAAGTGGAAGGTGAAATATCCGGTGCTGACGGTAAAATGCTTTACCTGGAAGCTTCGGCTTTAGAGGGTATTGTTCCTTTGGACTCCGTTAAGTTGAAGAGTGACGGTACGTTTGCTTTTAAGCAGGCATGCCCTGTATCACCTGAATTTTATCGTTTGCGTGTAGATGATAAGGTTATCAACTTTTCCATAGATTCTGCGGAAACGGTTCGGTTTAATGCACCGTATACGGATTTTTCTACGGCTTATACAGTAGAAGGTTCGGCAAACAGTGTGAAGATAAAAGAACTTACATTGAAGCAAATGCAACTTCAAACCAATGTAAATGCGTTGATTCAAAGTATGCAAGCCCATAAAATCGGTACGGATGTGTTTGAGGATAGTTTGGCTACACTGATGAAGGACTATAAGGATGAAGTGAAGATTAATTATATTTTTGCCGCTCCTAATACGGCAGCTGCTTATTTTGCTTTATTTCAGAAATTAAATAATTATCTCATATTCGATCCGTTGAATAATAAAGATGATGTGAAGTGCTTTGCTGCAGTGGCAACCAGCCTGAACAATTATTATCCGCATGCTGACCGTTCGAAGAATCTTTATAATATAGTAATAAAGGGAATGAAGAATACCCGTGCCCCGCAGCAGAAGGTCGTGGAACTTCCTACGGAGGCTGTGTCGGAAACAGGTATCATTGATATTAACTTGCGCGACATGAAAGGCAATATGCACAAGTTGAGTGATTTGAAGGGGAAAGCTGTTATTTTGGATTTCACAATCTATCAGAGTGCGGTTTCTCCTACACATAATTATATGCTGCGTGATTTATACGACAAGTATGCCGGTCAGGGCTTGGAGATTTACCAGGTTTCTTTGGATGCTGATGAGCACTATTGGAAAACAACAGCCGATAATCTGCCGTGGATATGTGTACGTGACGCCAATGGGGTATATTCCAGCATAGCTGCCGCTTATAATGTACAGTCGCTTCCTGCTGTCTTCCTAATCAATAAAAAGAGCGAGTTGAGTGCCCGTGGCGAAACAATTAAAGATTTGGATGCGGCGGTGAAAACTTTGCTGTAA
- a CDS encoding HIT family protein, whose protein sequence is MATIFSKIIAGEIPCYKVAENDKFFAFLDINPLAKGHTLVIPKQEVDYIFDLSDEDLAAMHVFAKKVALAIGKAFPCRKVGEAVLGLEVPHAHIHLIPMQNEKDMLFSNPKLKLTDEEFKAIAKAITMAF, encoded by the coding sequence ATGGCAACAATATTCAGCAAAATTATTGCGGGTGAAATACCTTGCTACAAAGTGGCGGAGAATGATAAGTTCTTTGCTTTTCTTGATATTAATCCATTGGCGAAAGGGCATACGCTGGTCATTCCTAAACAGGAAGTGGACTATATCTTCGATTTAAGTGATGAGGATTTGGCTGCAATGCATGTTTTTGCAAAGAAAGTGGCATTGGCTATTGGCAAGGCTTTTCCTTGTAGGAAAGTGGGTGAAGCAGTTTTAGGTTTGGAAGTTCCTCATGCACATATTCATTTGATTCCTATGCAGAATGAAAAGGATATGCTTTTTTCCAACCCAAAGCTGAAATTGACAGATGAAGAATTTAAGGCGATAGCCAAAGCTATCACCATGGCGTTCTAA
- the greA gene encoding transcription elongation factor GreA: protein MAYMSEEGYNKLLADLKQLETIERPKIVAAIAEARDKGDLSENAEYDAAKEAQGLLEMKINKLKQVIADAKIIDESKLKTDSVQILNKVELKNVKNGMKMTYTIVSESEANLKEGKISVNTPIAQGLLGKKVGDVAEIKVPQGIINLEVVNISF from the coding sequence ATGGCTTATATGTCAGAAGAAGGCTACAATAAGTTGTTGGCCGATTTGAAACAGTTGGAAACGATAGAACGCCCGAAGATTGTGGCAGCTATTGCTGAGGCACGCGATAAAGGTGACTTGTCGGAAAATGCAGAATATGATGCTGCAAAAGAAGCTCAAGGTCTTCTTGAAATGAAAATCAATAAACTGAAACAGGTTATTGCGGATGCAAAGATTATTGATGAATCTAAATTGAAAACCGACAGTGTACAGATATTGAATAAAGTGGAACTGAAAAATGTGAAAAACGGTATGAAGATGACTTATACTATTGTTTCTGAAAGTGAAGCTAACCTGAAAGAGGGAAAGATTTCTGTAAATACTCCGATTGCACAAGGTTTGCTTGGCAAGAAAGTGGGTGATGTTGCTGAGATTAAAGTACCGCAGGGTATCATCAATCTGGAAGTAGTGAACATATCATTTTAG
- the pnp gene encoding polyribonucleotide nucleotidyltransferase: MINPIVKTIELPDGRTITLETGKLAKQADGSVMLRMGNTMLLATVCAAKDAVPGTDFMPLQVEYKEKFSAFGRFPGGFTKREGRASDYEILTCRLVDRALRPLFPDNFHAEVYVNIILFSADGVDMPDALAGLAASAALAVSDIPFNGPISEVRVARINGEFVINPTFEQLEKADMDLMVGATYENIMMVEGEMDEVSERDLLEAMKAAHEAIKIQCKAQMELAEEVGSTVKREYCHEVNDEELRKAVHDACYDKAYAIAASGNKNKHERMDAFDAIREEFKAQFSEEELEEKAPLIDRYYHDVEKEAMRRSILDEGKRLDGRKTTEIRPIWCEIGYLPGPHGSAIFTRGETQSLSTVTLGTKLDEKIIDDVLEHGKERFLLHYNFPPFSTGEAKAQRGVGRREIGHGHLAWRALKGQIPADYPYVVRVVSDILESNGSSSMATVCAGTLALMDAGVKIKKPVSGIAMGLIKNAGEEKYAVLSDILGDEDHLGDMDFKVTGTKDGITATQMDIKVDGLSYEILEKALLQAKEGREYILSKITECIAEPHADLKPHAPRIETMTIPKEFIGAVIGPGGKIIQGMQEETGATITIEEIDNIGRIEIAGTNKKSIDDAMRIIKGIVAVPEVGEVYKGKVRSIMPYGAFVEFLPGKDGLLHISEIDWKRLETVEEAGIKEGDEIDVKLLDIDPKTGKFKLSRKVLLPKPERQERPEKKDK, translated from the coding sequence ATGATTAACCCAATTGTTAAGACGATCGAGCTTCCTGATGGCAGAACCATCACGCTCGAAACGGGAAAGCTGGCAAAACAGGCAGACGGTTCTGTAATGCTTCGTATGGGTAACACCATGCTGTTAGCTACTGTTTGTGCCGCCAAGGACGCAGTTCCCGGAACAGATTTCATGCCGTTACAGGTAGAGTACAAAGAAAAATTCTCCGCATTCGGACGTTTCCCCGGAGGTTTTACAAAACGCGAAGGCCGTGCTTCTGATTATGAAATTCTTACCTGCCGCCTCGTAGACCGTGCTCTCCGCCCTTTATTCCCCGACAATTTCCACGCAGAGGTATATGTAAACATCATCCTCTTCTCAGCAGACGGCGTTGACATGCCGGACGCACTGGCAGGACTTGCAGCTTCTGCCGCCCTCGCTGTTTCAGATATTCCTTTCAACGGACCGATTTCCGAAGTACGCGTAGCACGTATCAACGGCGAATTTGTTATCAATCCTACTTTTGAGCAATTGGAAAAGGCTGACATGGATCTGATGGTAGGCGCCACTTATGAAAACATCATGATGGTGGAAGGTGAAATGGATGAAGTTTCCGAAAGAGACTTGCTGGAAGCCATGAAAGCTGCTCACGAAGCAATCAAGATACAATGTAAGGCCCAGATGGAACTGGCAGAAGAAGTCGGTTCTACCGTAAAACGCGAATACTGCCACGAAGTAAACGATGAAGAACTCCGCAAGGCTGTTCACGACGCCTGCTATGACAAGGCTTATGCAATTGCAGCTTCCGGTAACAAGAATAAGCATGAGCGTATGGATGCTTTCGATGCCATCCGCGAAGAATTCAAGGCACAATTCAGCGAAGAAGAACTGGAAGAAAAAGCTCCGCTTATCGACCGCTACTACCACGATGTTGAAAAAGAAGCCATGCGTCGTTCCATCCTGGATGAAGGCAAGCGTCTCGACGGACGTAAGACTACCGAAATCCGTCCTATCTGGTGCGAAATCGGTTATCTGCCCGGTCCTCACGGCTCCGCTATCTTCACACGTGGTGAAACCCAGTCTCTGTCTACCGTTACTTTAGGTACAAAACTGGACGAAAAAATTATCGACGACGTTCTGGAACATGGAAAAGAACGTTTCTTACTGCACTACAACTTCCCGCCGTTCTCTACGGGTGAAGCCAAAGCACAACGTGGTGTAGGTCGTCGCGAAATCGGTCACGGACACCTTGCATGGCGTGCTTTGAAAGGACAAATCCCTGCCGATTATCCGTATGTAGTACGTGTAGTATCCGATATTCTCGAATCAAACGGTTCATCTTCCATGGCTACCGTATGTGCCGGTACGCTGGCGCTGATGGATGCCGGTGTAAAAATCAAGAAGCCCGTATCCGGTATTGCAATGGGATTGATTAAGAATGCAGGCGAAGAAAAATACGCAGTATTGTCCGACATCCTCGGTGATGAGGACCACCTCGGCGATATGGACTTCAAGGTAACCGGTACAAAGGACGGTATCACTGCTACCCAGATGGATATCAAAGTAGACGGTCTGTCTTATGAAATCCTTGAAAAAGCATTGTTACAGGCTAAAGAAGGCCGCGAATACATTCTGAGTAAAATCACCGAATGTATCGCTGAACCGCATGCCGACCTGAAACCGCATGCTCCACGCATCGAAACCATGACTATTCCTAAAGAATTCATCGGTGCAGTAATCGGCCCGGGCGGAAAGATTATCCAGGGTATGCAGGAAGAAACCGGTGCAACAATCACTATCGAGGAAATAGACAATATCGGTAGAATTGAAATTGCCGGAACCAACAAGAAGTCCATCGACGATGCAATGCGTATCATCAAAGGTATCGTGGCAGTACCGGAAGTAGGTGAAGTCTACAAAGGTAAAGTACGTTCTATCATGCCTTACGGTGCATTCGTTGAATTCTTACCGGGCAAAGACGGTTTGCTCCATATTTCTGAAATCGACTGGAAGCGTCTGGAAACAGTAGAAGAAGCCGGAATCAAGGAAGGTGACGAGATTGATGTGAAGTTGCTTGACATTGATCCTAAGACCGGTAAGTTCAAACTGTCTCGCAAAGTATTGCTTCCGAAACCGGAAAGACAGGAAAGACCGGAAAAGAAAGACAAATAA
- a CDS encoding IS1182 family transposase yields MTKIHFRPYNPNQTVLFPQRIDEDIAENDPVRMVDALVEGLNLESFRKLYKECGRSPYHPKMMLKVILYAYMNNIYSCRKIEKLLHRDIHYIWLAGYEKPDFITINRFRNRVKKEINEVFTQTVLLLSSKGFISLNVEYIDGTKLESKANKYTFVWRKTVERNRERLMKKIHVLLGQIDDVIAQEKSSENNEEVEFTPAMLTEMAGELRHALEQVSEPSAKEEKTELKKKRKQLKELEEHRDKLQEYDCHLETLQERNSYSKTDKDATFMRMKEDAMRNGQTKPGYNLQIGTENQFITDFALFPNPTDTLTLIPFLQSFSNRYERMAHTVVADSGYGSEENYRFMSENGMEAYVKYNYFHMEQRPRFKPAPFKAENFYYNEEHDFCICPMGQRMRRIGTRNVKTASGYVSENARYRAVRCEGCPLRCRCFKAKGNRTIELNHRLRQYKRRAKELLCSEKGLKHRGQRCIEPEAVFGQIKNNMNYKRFRHFGKDKVFMDFAFLAIAFNIKKMCAKLTKEDTKWLIGWFYELTVALFRCWRHINQRNLRIIAA; encoded by the coding sequence ATGACAAAGATACATTTTCGTCCTTACAATCCCAACCAAACCGTTCTTTTTCCTCAAAGAATTGATGAGGATATTGCAGAAAACGATCCGGTGCGCATGGTTGACGCCCTGGTTGAGGGCTTGAATCTTGAAAGTTTCAGAAAACTGTATAAGGAATGCGGTCGCAGCCCTTACCACCCCAAGATGATGCTCAAGGTCATTCTGTATGCCTATATGAACAACATCTACTCCTGCCGGAAAATTGAAAAACTCCTTCACCGTGACATCCATTATATCTGGCTGGCCGGATATGAGAAACCGGATTTCATTACCATCAACCGTTTCCGCAACCGGGTGAAGAAGGAAATTAACGAAGTGTTTACGCAAACCGTACTTCTTCTCTCTTCCAAAGGCTTCATCAGCCTGAATGTGGAATATATTGACGGGACAAAGCTCGAATCCAAAGCCAACAAGTACACTTTCGTCTGGCGAAAAACGGTTGAGCGGAACCGTGAACGCCTGATGAAGAAGATACATGTCCTGTTAGGGCAGATAGACGATGTCATTGCTCAGGAGAAGTCATCAGAGAACAATGAGGAAGTTGAGTTCACTCCGGCCATGCTGACTGAAATGGCAGGAGAATTGCGTCATGCACTGGAACAGGTTTCCGAGCCATCCGCGAAAGAGGAAAAGACTGAACTGAAAAAGAAACGCAAACAGCTGAAGGAACTGGAAGAACACAGGGACAAACTGCAGGAATACGACTGCCATCTGGAAACACTGCAAGAGAGGAATTCCTATTCCAAGACGGACAAGGACGCTACTTTTATGAGAATGAAGGAGGATGCCATGCGCAACGGACAGACGAAGCCCGGTTACAACCTTCAAATCGGCACCGAAAATCAGTTCATCACCGATTTTGCACTCTTCCCGAACCCTACGGATACACTGACCCTGATTCCTTTCCTGCAATCTTTTTCAAACAGGTATGAACGGATGGCCCATACGGTGGTTGCTGATTCCGGCTATGGCTCCGAAGAGAATTACCGCTTCATGTCCGAAAACGGCATGGAAGCCTACGTAAAGTACAACTATTTCCACATGGAGCAGCGGCCGAGATTCAAACCGGCCCCGTTCAAGGCCGAAAACTTCTACTACAATGAAGAACATGACTTCTGCATCTGCCCTATGGGGCAAAGGATGCGGAGGATAGGCACCAGGAATGTGAAAACCGCATCCGGATATGTCAGCGAAAATGCACGGTACAGAGCTGTCAGGTGTGAAGGTTGTCCCCTGCGATGCCGCTGTTTTAAAGCAAAAGGAAACAGGACGATAGAACTGAATCATAGGCTTAGACAATACAAGCGGAGAGCCAAAGAACTGCTCTGCTCTGAGAAAGGACTGAAACACAGAGGGCAGAGATGCATAGAACCGGAGGCCGTGTTCGGACAAATTAAAAACAATATGAACTACAAACGTTTCCGACATTTTGGAAAGGACAAGGTCTTCATGGACTTTGCCTTCCTAGCCATTGCCTTCAATATAAAAAAAATGTGTGCAAAACTGACAAAAGAAGATACGAAATGGCTGATTGGATGGTTTTATGAACTTACTGTCGCTTTATTTAGATGCTGGAGACACATAAATCAAAGAAATCTTCGAATTATCGCAGCTTAA